The Christiangramia flava JLT2011 region CTAATATGAAAAATTTTCACTTAGCCTGCAGAATCTCTTCTGCTTTAAGTGTGTCGTAAAACTTTCCGGAACTTTACAGGAAATTTAAAAAAATATCAGACAACCAGCAGGTTACATCCCCGGATGTCGCTATTATCAAATCTGCCCAGTATTTCCGTACCTTCTGAAGTGATTTTTCCAAGATCCTGCGTGGCGATGAACGAACAGGAATGAAGATTTGCCAGGTCGATCACATTGATGCCGCCGGTTTTTCCCATCTGGATATATTGCAGGGCATCCTCAGGATCTCGAATAAGCAGTTTCATCCAGGGAGGACAGTGAAAAATCCCATTTCCCGGACTGTAGGCCTGGGAGAGTAATTCCGTCATCCCGTATTCGCTATGAATGTACTGTACGCCAAAACCTTTTGAAAGTTCTGCGTGCAGTTCCTTCCGGATCATTTCTTTTCGCCGGCCTTTCATTCCGCCGGTTTCCATAATGATCGTATGCTTCAGCTGAAATTGTTCCTGTTCAATGAGGTCCAGCAAGGCAAAGGAAACACCAATCAATAGAACCTTCTGGCCGTTGCGGTCCATTTCTTTTAGTTTCTGGCTTAATTGTGCGAGGTCGTTGAGGTAAAATCCGCTTTCGGGATGATGGGATCGTTTAATGAGGTCATCTACCATGTGAATTAGAGACGAGCCTTCCCGTTCCAGGTAGGAGGGAAGCAGGGCCAGTACACAATATTCCTGGATATCCCCGTAGAATTGCTCAAAAGCAGTGCGGAAACTTTGGCGGTAGAGGTCGAGTTCAGGCACCAGGTGTTTGCTGCGCTCCATTCCTGTGGTGCCGCTACTGGTAAAGATGATCTCTGGTTTCCTACCGGAACTGATAATATCTTTAGATTTAAAAAATTCAATGGGTAAAAAAGGAACTTCCAAAATGGAATTTATCGCAGCTGGTTTTTTTCCGAGCAGGTCGCAAAACTGGTGATAAACCGAATTATTTTGATACTGGTAATTGAAAACGGCCAGAGCGACCGCTTCAAATTCCTCTTCAGATGAAATTTTAAAAATGTCTTTTTCGAGCATGCGAATCGAATTCCGCATCAAAATTAGGCAATAAAAAAGCCTCTGTAAACAGAAGCCCTGGAAAAATTCAGTAAAAAGAAATGTTATTTCACTACCAGTTTCTTGGTAGCCTTTGCTTTTCCTTCCTGGATCTTCAGAATATAAATTCCAGGATCTAAGGTTGAAACGTCTAATTCCCGACCTCTCATTCGGGTTTTTTGTACCGGTTTTCCCAAAACATTAAAGATCTCAATGATCTTATCATCGTTTTTAGTAGTGGAAATGAAAACTTTTCCACCGGTGACCACCGGGTTTGGATAAATGGAAAGTCCATCGATAGGAATCTCTGTACGAACTGGCG contains the following coding sequences:
- a CDS encoding T9SS type A sorting domain-containing protein: MKHKYLIIFLLLGLLTFATPAFAQDSTATPVRTEIPIDGLSIYPNPVVTGGKVFISTTKNDDKIIEIFNVLGKPVQKTRMRGRELDVSTLDPGIYILKIQEGKAKATKKLVVK
- a CDS encoding acyl transferase: MLEKDIFKISSEEEFEAVALAVFNYQYQNNSVYHQFCDLLGKKPAAINSILEVPFLPIEFFKSKDIISSGRKPEIIFTSSGTTGMERSKHLVPELDLYRQSFRTAFEQFYGDIQEYCVLALLPSYLEREGSSLIHMVDDLIKRSHHPESGFYLNDLAQLSQKLKEMDRNGQKVLLIGVSFALLDLIEQEQFQLKHTIIMETGGMKGRRKEMIRKELHAELSKGFGVQYIHSEYGMTELLSQAYSPGNGIFHCPPWMKLLIRDPEDALQYIQMGKTGGINVIDLANLHSCSFIATQDLGKITSEGTEILGRFDNSDIRGCNLLVV